The Oncorhynchus nerka isolate Pitt River linkage group LG11, Oner_Uvic_2.0, whole genome shotgun sequence genome includes the window actgtagggatgatgccaggtttcctcaagacgtgacgcttggcattcaggccaaagagttcaatcttggtttcatcggaccagggaatcttgtttctcatggtctgagagtcctttaggtgccttttggaaaactccaagcgggctgtcaggtgccttttacttaggagtggcttccgtctggccactctaccttgaaggcctgattggtggagtactgcagagatggttgtccttctggaaggttttcccatctccacagaggaactctggagctctgtcagagtgactactGGGTTTTTggtaacctccctgaccaaggcccttcaccccagattgctcagtttggccgggcggccagctctaggaagagttttggtggtgccaaacttcttccatttaagaatgagtcCACTGTGcatttggggaccttcaatgctgcagacatttttggtacccttccccagatctgtgccttgacacaatcctgtctccccACTCTACAAACAATTTCTTCGACcttgtggcttggtttttgctctgacgtacactgtcaactgtgggaccttatatagacaggtgacagcctttccaaatcatgtccaatcaattgaatttaccacaagtggactccaatcaagttgtagaaacatctcaaggatgatcaatgggaataGGATGCACCactttcgagtctcatagcaaagggtctgaatacttatgtaaataaggtaattcAGTTTTTTATTGAATCAATTATAGAATAcggcagtaacgtaacaaaatgtgaaaatagggaaggggtctgaattacTTTCTGGATGCACTGTATCTACCTCAGTGCTCCAAAAACATGCTTTTTATTGCGAAATATTCCCAACCATCAACTAGAtcaagttttatttgtcacatgcacaagtacaaaTGTTTAACTTGCAAGAGCTACCCAACAGTGCAGTCCTATAAGAAATAGGacaggaagctatatacagtgtcagggCCAATGTAGTCAACTTTAGAGATTTGGGGCAACATTATTGAATTAATAAAAAGTGTTTTTATTTGATGAAAATAAACCATGCAAATATGGTTGACTATAATACAAGGAATATTGTGAACTGAAAAAGAGAAGAATCAGATTTTTGGGGCGGAACCAGCTATTTTGGTTCCTTGACGGAGTGGTTTCACGGTTACACTGAACGGCTAAATAATATGCCCTTGGTTTCCTCTGTGAGGTGAAGCGCCAGCAGGCTAGTCAATTTATAATAATTGTTTGAATCAGTGTATTTTCCCGACATGGGGCTCCCAGATGAGGCGAAGGCCCTTCCACCTCCAGGAATAATCAACCGAAACTCGGTCTGGCTCGGTGTTATCGGCTGGTGCTCTGCGATGCTGCAGAATGCCCTCAACCGCAGGCCGCCCATGAAATCAGGTAGAGTCGGCTAGCACACTTTAGCATGAGTCGGCTAGCACACTTTAAGCACTAGCCGCTCAACAAGATCACCGTAactagctgttagctagctaattggATCTCAACCCAGAGCCAAGTCAAAACATTTTAATGTCATAGGCTATATAATAGCTAGTTGTTTTAATTATCAAACAAATGTAACGATTTAACGTTAAGTTAGTTAGCTGGCTACAAACACCATACTGTAACTGGTAGTTAGCTTGACAGCTGGCTACAAACACCAGAACACTGCTTGCCAACTTCTATtcttaacaacaaaaaaatcactgTCTTCTGTAAATTAATGTTCAAGAAGGTAACGTTACATTATAATACACTGCAGTATGGAACATATATTTTCTAGTCTGCAATAATAACTGGGATCGATTGCTCTATGAAATGTGTCCATTTTCAGTTGACTGACAGCATATCAGTCATGTGGTTTGGTATAATTTGTTGAAGGTTCCAACATGAATCTGTTTTTCAAAACCTTCACGTAAATAAGAAGGTTACCAACAAACAACACATAAAAAGTTGTATAGTGGCAGAATAAGATACCGGGTAGGGAGTGGTCTATTTTTACAAATGTTTCACTCCCCGTGTTTATCCCTGAAAAATGTCCTCATTCTGGTAGCCTATCGACAAAAACATTTAAGGAAAAGTTACATGGTGAGTTGCTACACTGTTCTGCAGCTAGTTAGCTTGGCGAATTGATCATGTTATTTTGTATGTGTTGTTTCTTGACAACCGTTACCaagtttttggaacagattcctgttggaacgttccacaaattatacccaccctCAGTCATGTCAGGATGTCTCATAGCGTCGATGCAACCATCTACACACATTTAAAATAGATTTTAAATAGAACATTACAAATTAAAAATAGGCTTTATAGGTATTTTAATAATATAGAAATGACACTTTACCAGGCTGAACAAGGCTAACACTAGCTACAGATTGTAACACCAGAATGGGATTTAACCCCCCCAAATTGATATCTATTATATTGGAAGTTACAGGTCTgccaaataaaaattaaaaaacatcagggattttttttttttcaaccatCCAGGTGTTGGCAATACCATCTACGTTCTCAATTTGTGGGAACTGCAGTCTCATAAAATGACTGTGTACAGTTGCAGGAGGTCCAGTTTGAATTTAGAACAATCTCTgttattaaaatgttttttttttgctccGTGAATTAATCCAACAATGTGTACGCTGCCTTCTTGTCTATTTAAAataccttcccaagttctctcacgtcaccccgctcctccgctctctccactggcttccagttgaagctcgcatccgctacaagaccatggtgcttgcctacggagctgtgaggggaacggcacctcagtacctccaggctctgatcaggccctacacccaaacaagggcactgcgttcatccacctctggcctgctcgcctccctaccactgaggaagtacagttcccgctcagcccagtcaaaactgttcgatgctctggccccccaatggtggaacaaactccctcacgacgccaggacagcggagtcaatctccaccttccggagacacctgaaaccccacctctttaaggaatacctaggataggataaagtaatccttctcccctccccccccttaaaagacctagatgcactattgtaaagtggctgttccactggatgtcataaggtgaaagcaccaatttgtaagtcgctctggataagagcgtctgctaaatgacttaaatgtaaatgttcttgTCTATTTAAAATATTCTCTCATTGATCGAGACCGGTGAGTGTCATCATGATATGCGACAGGTGGACCCACCTGTATCGATCAACCCACCTGTATTTCTCATTGTCTTTCAGGTGTTCACCGGCAAGCCTTGCTGGCATCCATTGGTTGGTTCATTGGTTACCATGTCACCAAACACGAGAACTACACATACGCTAGATTGGACCGAGACATGAACGAATACGTACGACTCCACCCAGAGAACTTTTCAGACAAAGGTAAATGGATTGGACTGATGTCCACATAGAAAGACACGAATGCCTCTGTGTTCAAGACAAGTCAATCACGAGGCTAGATTCTAGCAACAACACCCTCATAGCTTCATAATGTTCTCATGGACCATCAGAACAATGACACAGGCCTGTTTCTTCTAGTCACCAACCAGGCTCTagctctggctgtgaccccaaaGAAATACCATCCTGCACCAAATGTTACGTCATTGGCACATTTTGGATGTTATTGATTTCTTACATTTTCTATGGCATTGACATACACAGAGCAATCAACCCAGCTTGTTTCACAAAACTCTGGCAACTAACTGATATGTACATATGTCAGTCATTTTTATTCAATATTTAATcaagtgtttgtttttttgtggtgtgtgtgtgttaatctcCACAGAGAAGAAGACATTTGCTGAGATTGTGGAGCCTTTTCACCCAATTCGCTGAGTGTAGGAGGCTGgctgaaggagaagagagaacactttaccatctgtctctgtagtccctgGTTGGTGTTATTGCAATCACCCATTTATATTATGTAAAACCCTAAAGAGTCTTGTATATAATAAAACAAAATCCTACTCAAATAATGTATTCTTGTTTACACAGAATATCATTCCTCTCCAATAAAGTGTTGTCATTATGTTTTAGATAATAGGTCGTATGATCGCCTGCTGTTCATGGATAGAGAATAGCATTATGTACTTATTCAATGTGACAGTTACCTTGGACGCCCAGGCTTTGATCACCAAGTCGAGCTGAAAGCTTGTGACAGGTTGCAGgcctgggcaattccagtcctctggggaggggaggggggggggggggtctgattGGTATGTCACTCCCCATCCCCAGTAAACACGTACCTGATTTAAACTAATTGCATCTTTAACTGAAGATCATGAGGACACAATTCTGAGCTGTTTACAATTCACACATAATTAAATGTCAGAATCATTATCTGCTATGTTAGTCTTGATGAATGTATAATGGGGAAGTACATCAGCTAACAAACATATCCTGTAGCTGCTCtatgttattttattttactccAATCACTAAAGTGTCTTGgacatttaaaaacaaaaacaacagaCATGCAGAAGTCAGTTTCGACAAAAGCACCTTTTATTCAATTTTACACACGACTCGGTGTTATTGACAGTATATGTAAACAGCTTGACAGTTGTAAATCTTGTGTTCAAGCCCCAAAATGTATTGCTTGTTTTGTCGATGGGGTTAACCTGAGTCTTCTTATTCTAATTCATTATTCTGATCATGTCCATGTACTTGGTTGTGACGCCTTGGGACTTCTTGGTGAGGTTTCCCATGACAGAGAAAAGCCCCCTGAGGTGGAAGTGGAACACAGCCTCTGGGTCAGCCTCCAGCGTGGGTTCCAGGGTCTTATTCTGGGCCAGGTAGGTCTGGTTCTTGGCCTTGCGGTCGTCCAGCGTGACCAGACCACTCTCCACTGTGTTCCTGACAGCCTTCAGCATCAGGTAGTGGTCATACAGGTCTTTACGGGAGCTTCCGGCTGCAGAGTGACAGTCCTGGAAACAGTCGTCGTCAGTGTCGGAGTCTGACTCCACATCTCGGAGGAGGCTGGGGAGGAGGACCGTCTGTTCCATGTTGTGAACTGCAGCGCTGTAGCGCCTCAGAGCCAGGAGCAGGCAACCCCGGTTCAGCTTGGTGTTGGTCTCGGCAGACTGCATGGCAGAGGTTCCAGGTGGATGGATGGTCCTGGTAAAGATGGCTTTTTCCTGGGCTGTTGGTGATA containing:
- the thrsp gene encoding mid1-interacting protein 1-B-like, producing MQSAETNTKLNRGCLLLALRRYSAAVHNMEQTVLLPSLLRDVESDSDTDDDCFQDCHSAAGSSRKDLYDHYLMLKAVRNTVESGLVTLDDRKAKNQTYLAQNKTLEPTLEADPEAVFHFHLRGLFSVMGNLTKKSQGVTTKYMDMIRIMN
- the ndufc2 gene encoding NADH dehydrogenase [ubiquinone] 1 subunit C2: MGLPDEAKALPPPGIINRNSVWLGVIGWCSAMLQNALNRRPPMKSGVHRQALLASIGWFIGYHVTKHENYTYARLDRDMNEYVRLHPENFSDKEKKTFAEIVEPFHPIR